The bacterium nucleotide sequence GTGCCGCTACTGCATGGTCGCCTGTCCCTTCGACATCCCAAGGTTCGAGTACAACAGCCCCACCCCCTTCGTCTGGAAGTGCATCTTCTGCAACGAGCGGCAGAAGAAGGGGGAGCAGCCCGCCTGCTCCGAGGTGTGCCCGACCGGGGCGACCCTCTTCGGGAAGAAGCGGGACCTGCTCGAGATCGCCAAGACCCGCATCTACACGGAGCCGGACAAGTACGTCCACAAGATCTACGGGGAGCACGAGGTCGGAGGGACCGGATGGCTCTTCCTCATGGGCGCTCCGGAGGAGAAGCTCGGACTGAAGACCAACCTGCCGACGACCCCCTATCCCGAGCTCACCTCCGGATTCCTCTACGGGGTGCCCCTGGTGTTCGTCCTGTGGCCCTCTCTCCTCATCGGGCTGAACTACCTCATCAAGGACAGCAAGGTAGACGAAAAGAAGGAGGGGTCCCATGGCGAACACGACTGACGCAGCGGCCGCGAGCACCGAAGGCACGATGACCTTCCGCCAGGTGGCTCGGGAAACGATCCGGTTCGTCCTGAGCGAATTGAAACCGAAAGGAAAGATGCTCACGCCGTTCAACGTCATCACCGGGGGGATCATCCTGTCCGGCCTCGTGATGATCGCCATCCGGTTCGCCTATGGGCTGGGCGCCGTCTCCAACCTCTCACAGAACTACCCGTGGGGGATCTGGATCGGATTCGACGTGGTCACCGGGGTGGCGTTCGCCGGAGGAGCCTACGTCCTGTGCTTCGTCGTCCACATCCTGAAGATCAAGAAGTTCGAGCCGATCATCCGCGTGACCGTCCTGAACGGA carries:
- a CDS encoding 4Fe-4S dicluster domain-containing protein, which codes for MTISRRNFLKVAGAAGGVLLAGGAASAQGAQAPETSAGGVEFNGMLIDTTKCIGCRACEEACNEANKLPKPKVSFSTESVFEETRDTTTGAFTVVNRFPNEKKPDAPIFVRKQCMHCNQPACASACLCRAMEKTKEAAVIYHKDRCMGCRYCMVACPFDIPRFEYNSPTPFVWKCIFCNERQKKGEQPACSEVCPTGATLFGKKRDLLEIAKTRIYTEPDKYVHKIYGEHEVGGTGWLFLMGAPEEKLGLKTNLPTTPYPELTSGFLYGVPLVFVLWPSLLIGLNYLIKDSKVDEKKEGSHGEHD